Within Thermococcus celer Vu 13 = JCM 8558, the genomic segment TATCCCCCTTAAGTTCTCACTGGACAATAGTGTCAAGACGTCCTTTTCACTTTCATCGAAGATACCAACCGGAAAGTAGTGCCGCTTTAACCCACTTCTCCTTGAGGTGATCAATCCGAGCTTCTCCAGCCTGTGGACGTGATACTGAAGATCGCCTTTGGCCAGACCAAGTCTTCGAGATAGCTCGTTGAAGTTTAAGCCAGGATTTTCTTTGATGAATTCGAGCACGAGCTTGGTACGTTCATTGAGTCTTCCGCTACTCATAGTTCTCCTTGGATACGTATGCCCTGACTCTTAATTAAGGTTTTGTGGTTCAGTTTTAGAAGTGTTCTTAGGGTGGTATTGGCTTTATTACCTTTTGAAAGCCTCGTCCTTTGGGGCGGGGATTCATTAAACTACCCCGATAACCATCGAACAATCAAAACTAAACTCTTGTGAGTCTTGCCAACATAATAACACTTCAAAGAGGCCACCCGACGAGACGACCACCGGCTGTTAAGCCCATCGTTAAGCGATTGAAAACTCTGCCTCGAACCGCAAAGGAGAGGAGTAAGGTAGATTAAGACCCGACATTTCAAAAAGTGAACCAATACTTCGAGAATTGAGCCAGAAGGGATATATAATAGCTTACTCACGTATTAAACTGAAGAACTTGAAGGGGGTGATAAACCATGAGGATATGGAAATTCAGCATTGGTCTGAAAACTGCTGCAGTAATAGCGGCACTGATAATGGCAGTGAGCATTGGAGCGTTTGCAACGGCGGCATCAAACACAACCACTAGTCCTGTACAAGGTGACTATCAGTCACCCAACTACATTGGCAGCATAAAGGTTACCGATAGGGGATTGAACGAAACCCAGGAGGCAAAAACCCTCCAGAGTCTGGCAGGTATAACCCCACAGCAGGCCAAGAGCGCCGCACTTTCAAAGGTAAAAGGAAGCGTAATCAAGGTTGAGCTGGACAACGAGAATGGATACCTTGTCTACTCCGTGGAGGTCAAGGCAAGCAATGGAATTATCAAGGATGTAAAGGTCGATGCAGGCGACGGAAAGGTGCTCTACATAGACAGCGGAAATGACAGAGAAGGAGAGGATAGCAAAGAGATAGAAACCGGCACCTCTACAGACTTGACCGACTCCGATAGCATAAATGAGGAGGTTTCACAGGGGAGTGAGGACTGAATTCTCCTTTCATTTTTTATATCGAGTTAACGGTTTGAGAAGTATGAACTTTCGAGGAGACAAAAGTGAGATGAAGGAACATGATGGATATCAGCACATACACTGCAATCATCCGCTCCCTGGATAACAAGAGTCTGGAGCTTTTGGGGATAGCGCTGGCTTTGTATTATACAAGCACCCTCATATATGCTCTCCGCTGGAAAATAGTGCTCGCAGGGATGGGGAGAGACCTTCCCCTGCTGGACCTTCTGAAGGTAACCCTCTCATCGATTTTTGTAAACAACGTGACCCCCATGAGCAGGGGAGGCGGGGAGATACTTAGGGTTACATGGGTCTCAAAGAAGCACCAGATACCCATAGCACTATCAACCATAAGCATTGTTTATGAGAGGATTGTGGAGATAGTTCCCGTGATGTTTTTGCTCCTGCTGGGTATCACATACTTTGCAGCCCAGGTACTGTCAATCGCGGCTCTATTCATGCTTTTCATCCTTCTCATATGGCTCAAGTGGGAGGAGTTCATAAGGATATCCGTGAAGATCCTGAAGATACAGCTCACACAGGAGGAGCTGCTTAAAATAAGTGAACTAAAGAGAAAACCTTCTCTGAACATCCTGGCGGTGGGTTTAAGCTCGATGGTGTGGATTCTGGACATTGCACGCCTCAAGCTCATAGCCCTTGCATTTGGATGGGATCCCAACATCGGGCTCCTTGCATTGATATCCCTGGCCAACCTGCTCTTCGGGTTGATGGCATTTACACCCGGGGGGGTGGGCATAGTGGAGGGAGGACTCTTCGGCACGCTCACATATTTTGGGATCCCCTCCACACTCGCCATCTCAGTGACCCTGATAGAGCGCTTTATTTCCTATGTCCTGAGCACCATAGTGGGTTTTCTCGTGTTAATAGGTTCGGGAGGGGTTGAGTTATGGAAAGCTTTAAAATCGCATTAGCTTCGGATTGGTTCTTTCCGAGTGTTGGAGGTATAGAATATCACATCCATGATCTGGCCACGCATCTGGCCATGAGGGGGTCATGAAGTTCATGTGATAACGAGATTCGGGGATTTCCCCGATGAGGAGCTCCCCTATGAAGTTCACCGGTTCAGGGGGAGAATAACCATAAACAGCTTCCATGTGAGCGTCGGTACCGGCATGTTGAGAGAGGTGAATGAACTCTACAAGAAGGAGCATTTTGACATAACCCACGGACACAGCATATATTCACCCATAGCGGTGGGCGTCTCAAATCTTTCGAGCGGAATAAGGGGGACTCCAAGTCTGATAACGAACCACTCCCTCCTCGGGAGCTCCATGCTGAATCCCGCATACACCGCAATACTGAGGCTGTCCCTCCGCAAGGTTAACTCTTTCATAGCTGTTAGCGAAGCTGTCGAGAGGGATTTACGCTCCATTCTTGGAAAAAGTTTGAAGGGCAGGGCCACTTATGTCATCCCCAATGGCATAGATACGGAGTTCTGGAAGCCCGCAGAGGACGGGGAGACGTGGAAGGAGAGGATGGGCATGAAGGGTCTGGTTGTAACGACCACTTCGAGGCTGACGAAGAGGAAGAGGATACACGTTATCCCAAAGATTGCAAGGATCATGAAGAGGGAGTACGGAGGGGATGTGACCTTTTTGATAATTGGAGACGGTCCCGAAAGGAGAAACATAGAGAACCTGATCAGGAGTTACGGTGTTGGGGATGTCGTTAAGCTCGTTGGGAGGCAGCCAAGGGAAAAGGTGAGGGATTATCTGCAGGCAAGTGACCTCTATCTTTCACCCACCATATACGAGGCATTCGGGATAGCTGCCCTTGAGGCTTTGGCTTGCGGTGTCCCCGTTGTCGCCAACAACCACGGGGGCATAAGTGAAATTGTCGAGCACAGCAGAACAGGGCTGGTTTCCCAGGATGATTCCGGGCTGGTGCAGAATTTAATATCTCTGATTTCCGATGAAGAGAAGAGAGAAGAAATGAGCAGAAATGCAAGGGAAAGCGTGAAAAATCGTTTTAACTGGGAGGAAGGCGAGGACGTAGAGGGCAACCGCGACAAAACTCGCCGTATCGGTGAGGAGATGGACAAAAGAGCCTCCTGAGGGAAGAGCCGAGCTCACCCATCCGTCTATTTCGGTTAACGCACCGGTGACCTCGAGGGCCAGCAGGGCGATGATAGTGAGGGTCAGGATGATGACTTTACCTTCAAACCTCATGGCACCTTAGAGGACGAAGCCGGTAAAAAAGCTTTTCCTCAGATGATCCCCGCCCCGTAGAGCGCATGATACGTCTTGAGGAGCGCTTGATGAACCCTCTTCGGCCCGAAGGTCCTCACCGCCTTCCCGAGACCCTCGTTGTACACCCTCCGCAGGATGAAGTCGGTCTCGCGGCTTAGGTTGAGCCTTTCCCTGTTCTCGAGGTAGAGGCGCGCTATCTCGCCCGGCTCGCGGTAGTTCAGGCCCTTCAGCCACTTGAGGGGAATCCCGTCCTCGAGGCGCTTCACGACCTCGAAGCCTATCACCGTAACCTCGTCGTCACCGTGGAGTTCACCGTATATTCGGTTGAGCTCCCGCAGGAGTTCCTTAACGTCTGAAAAGCCGTCTCTCCTTGCGTCTTCGTTGGTGAGTTCTCTGACCGTTTTCTTCTCGACGCGGGTTATCCGAACCTTCGCCACCGCGGTGTCGCTCGGCGTGAGGACGAAGTAGACCTCGCTCCCCGGCCTCGCCTCGTAGTCCCCGTAGCGTATCGTGGTGACCTTATCGCCACGCAGGACCCTCGACTTGTAGGTGGAGTCAATCAGCATGAACTTCCTTATCTGAACGCTCTTCCTCCTCAAGGTTCAGCCCCCCGACTATGTTGAGGACGTCCTCAAGCCGCTCAACCGTGAAGTCCGCGTGGTCGAGGTACTCCAGCTCCCTGTCGGCGTACTTGCCGTACCTGAACCATATCGTGTTCATCCCTACCCTCTTGGCGCCGTAGATGTCCGAGTAGAGCCTGTCGCCGACCATCACAGCCTCCTCGGCTTTGACGTTCATCTTCCTCAGGGCCTTCTTGAATATCTTCGGATGAGGCTTCTTGACGCCGAGGTAGTCGGATATGAAGACGCCGTCGAAGTAGTCGTCGAGGTCGAGGCGGATTATCTTCTCCCACTGCTTTATCGGGTCCCCGTCGGTGATGATACCCAGCCTGTAGTCGGCCTTCTTCAGCTCGAGGAGGAGCCTTCTCGCACCGTGAACGGTCTTCAGGTAGGCGAACTTCGTGTTGTGGTAGGCCACCACGCCCGCGGCGACCCACTTGGGGTTGTTCGGGAGGTCGAGCCGCCGGAGGAGGTAGTCGAAGTGCCTGGAGAAGTTGCTCCCGTACTCGTTTATCAGCTCGAGGAGCTCCCCGTAGGCGGTTTCAAAATCAACCGGGAGGCCGTGGCGTATCATGTTCTCCACGGCGTTCCGCCTCGCCATCTCCGCCAGTTTGCTCGTGTCGACGAGCGTATCGTCAAGGTCGAAGAAAACAGCCTTTATCATCCGCTCACCCGTGACCTATTGCCCTTTAACTTATTTAACCCTTGCCGATGTCGAGGAAGGGGCCCGTTTTCTTTTTGGCCTCCTTCCGCGCCCAGCGCATGGCCTGAAAGTACTCGTCCTCCGCCATGAGCTCCTCGAGCAGATCTTTGAGCTTCCAGCCGAGGGAGTTCTCGGTCGTCGTCGCGAATATCACCCTCCCGAGCCGAAGCGACTTAACGGAGC encodes:
- a CDS encoding PepSY domain-containing protein produces the protein MRIWKFSIGLKTAAVIAALIMAVSIGAFATAASNTTTSPVQGDYQSPNYIGSIKVTDRGLNETQEAKTLQSLAGITPQQAKSAALSKVKGSVIKVELDNENGYLVYSVEVKASNGIIKDVKVDAGDGKVLYIDSGNDREGEDSKEIETGTSTDLTDSDSINEEVSQGSED
- a CDS encoding lysylphosphatidylglycerol synthase transmembrane domain-containing protein; its protein translation is MMDISTYTAIIRSLDNKSLELLGIALALYYTSTLIYALRWKIVLAGMGRDLPLLDLLKVTLSSIFVNNVTPMSRGGGEILRVTWVSKKHQIPIALSTISIVYERIVEIVPVMFLLLLGITYFAAQVLSIAALFMLFILLIWLKWEEFIRISVKILKIQLTQEELLKISELKRKPSLNILAVGLSSMVWILDIARLKLIALAFGWDPNIGLLALISLANLLFGLMAFTPGGVGIVEGGLFGTLTYFGIPSTLAISVTLIERFISYVLSTIVGFLVLIGSGGVELWKALKSH
- a CDS encoding glycosyltransferase family 4 protein, with the protein product MITRFGDFPDEELPYEVHRFRGRITINSFHVSVGTGMLREVNELYKKEHFDITHGHSIYSPIAVGVSNLSSGIRGTPSLITNHSLLGSSMLNPAYTAILRLSLRKVNSFIAVSEAVERDLRSILGKSLKGRATYVIPNGIDTEFWKPAEDGETWKERMGMKGLVVTTTSRLTKRKRIHVIPKIARIMKREYGGDVTFLIIGDGPERRNIENLIRSYGVGDVVKLVGRQPREKVRDYLQASDLYLSPTIYEAFGIAALEALACGVPVVANNHGGISEIVEHSRTGLVSQDDSGLVQNLISLISDEEKREEMSRNARESVKNRFNWEEGEDVEGNRDKTRRIGEEMDKRAS
- a CDS encoding ASCH domain-containing protein, whose protein sequence is MRRKSVQIRKFMLIDSTYKSRVLRGDKVTTIRYGDYEARPGSEVYFVLTPSDTAVAKVRITRVEKKTVRELTNEDARRDGFSDVKELLRELNRIYGELHGDDEVTVIGFEVVKRLEDGIPLKWLKGLNYREPGEIARLYLENRERLNLSRETDFILRRVYNEGLGKAVRTFGPKRVHQALLKTYHALYGAGII
- a CDS encoding TIGR02253 family HAD-type hydrolase, translating into MIKAVFFDLDDTLVDTSKLAEMARRNAVENMIRHGLPVDFETAYGELLELINEYGSNFSRHFDYLLRRLDLPNNPKWVAAGVVAYHNTKFAYLKTVHGARRLLLELKKADYRLGIITDGDPIKQWEKIIRLDLDDYFDGVFISDYLGVKKPHPKIFKKALRKMNVKAEEAVMVGDRLYSDIYGAKRVGMNTIWFRYGKYADRELEYLDHADFTVERLEDVLNIVGGLNLEEEERSDKEVHAD